From the genome of Astyanax mexicanus isolate ESR-SI-001 chromosome 3, AstMex3_surface, whole genome shotgun sequence:
CCCTGCTGTCGGAAAATTCTAGCAGGGACTAAAATTGAACACATACAGCCctaaataagagacctcttaaaaattaggagtttctttgattttaccaaattgaaaccctctggaaaacaatcaggaggaagatggatgatcacagccgtcaaaccaagctgaactgcttgattttttttgtaccaggagtggcacaaagttatccaaaagcagtgtgaaagtgtgaaactgcatttaaaaaacagtgttatttcaccaaatattgatttctgaactcttaaaactttatgaatatgaacttgtgttctttgcattatttgaggtctgaaagctctgtatcctctttattttagccatttatcatgttctgcaaatacatgctctaaatgacaatattttatttggaatttgggagaaatgttgtccatagtttttacctataaatagcaaactcagagaaaactgattcagaaactaaagtgcccCATTTAATTCTGAGCACTTCTTCATTAGAGGAGCACCTGACAGGGGACCTGTTCATGTTTACTCACCTTAACACCATACACCTATACATCCCATTTTTGTCCTAAATGATAGTAAATGGTTCTTTATCCTACAACAGCTTGCTATACATTATCCCTCTATAGCTTGATTTTCAtatttgtttagaaaaaaaactacattttgaCAGTGGTGATCTAACCATCAAAAAATTAGGAACCACTGTTTCAACATGATTGCCTCGTTATGTATCTGTATAATGTTGcccagaagcaataaatcaaagaAAGCTCTTTTAGTAAGAAGATAAAGAAAACATAgccacaacaataaaaaaaaacattaaaagcacAATTCAATAATCAAAAGTGTGTTTTTTCGTAGCCTGTAAGCAACACCATGACATAATGTCTTAGGATTGTCAGCTACCTTATCATTTGCCTTTGTCTTTCAGAAATGTTTTATTGAACAATGTGCTTGGAGAACAGAAGACAAAGACACCTAAACCCATGAAGACTGGAACCACAATTGCAGGAGTGGTGTATAAGGTATGAAACATCAGAAGAGAGTTCAAAATGTAGGATTATTCAAATCATATTCTTTATATGTGATGTTTAATATtggtttctatctatctatctatctatctatctatctatctatctatctatctatctatctatctatctatctatctatctatctatctatctatctatctatctatctatctatctatctatctatgtatgtaggATGGTGTGGTACTGGGAGCAGACACAAGGGCCACTTCCAGTGAAGTAGTCGCTGACAAAATGTGTGCCAAAATTCACTACATTGCTCCAAACATATAGTAAGTGGCACCTCCACTTgtaaaaaacataacatttttccTCAATATTACTCATAATTTAATGTTAGAAAGAGTGGTGTATCATAAAATTATCTAATTGTTTTTAAACCTTCTGACTGATTGTGTACACTACTCAGATTTCATACAGAAAAATATAAGAGGTTGCaactgtctgtttttttatgtgtttagctGCTGTGGAGCAGGGACTGCTGCAGACACAGAAAAAACTACAGACATGCTGTCATCCAACCTCACCATTTTCTCCTTGAACAGTGGCAGAAATCCTAGAGTGGTCATGGCAGCTAACATCATACAGGATATGCTCTTCAGGTTGACAAGCACATTCCATTTTCACTTTTTGAGATCTGATTTTACTTTCAGTGCCCTTTTACAAAGGGGGATTCTCTAGTCATGAAATTATTTGGTGGATGAGAATGTAATGTCTTGCATCTGCTGTAGTTTCTAAAAAAATATGAGATGCAGCAAACAATCTTTATAAATTTGTTTGTGGAACACATTCCATTTACACCTGTTTTTAATGTGGTTAAGATCCCTCTCTCCAAATGTGACTTGGTCATTCGTTCATATCACATTCTGGCTGTGGCTTCTCTTGCGATCAATTAAAATCTGCATGTGGTCCAACCAATAAAATGTATGTTAATGCaagtgataaagtgataaaaactgacatttattgttgcttttttgtttactttaatgTTGATGTCATATATCAGGTATCGAGGTGGGATTGGAGCGAATCTCATTTTGGGAGGGGTCGACTGCACTGGGAGTCACATCTACAATGTGGGGCCTTTTGGAAGCATGACCAAGGTTCCATTTATTGCAATGGGTAAGTTTATGACATCCAGAAGTCACATTCAAACATGTAATTTAATGATACTGCAGTTATTTGCTAATTCAATCAATGGTTGTGTTTAGGATCTGGAGATTTAGCTGCTATGGGTGTTCTGGAAGACAGGTTCAAACCCAGTCTGGAGGTACTTGGCTGTTTTAAAATAATCTGATTCTTCCTTATGTTCAATTtacttcagtcacagacaacctTAGTAATAAAAGgtatttataacactgtactggCTTAAAATGAACCAACTCTCACATTGTTTCATCCTGTTTTCTAGCTTGAGGAGGCCAAGTTTTTAGTGCGCGATGCCATCCATGCAGGCATCATGAGTGACCTGGGTTCAGGAAACAACATTGACATCTGTGTCATCACCAGGGAAGGGGTGGACTACATAAGACCCTATAAGGAATCTGAATACACGAACAAGAGGTAAAAAAGGACATTTCAGTCAGGTTATGATCACATTATTACGCTGAAGTGACCTTTTTTTGCCTTATTGTGACACGTATaagatttttttaagttttgtggaCATGTCAAATCTGACCTTTCAAAGATTTTAGTCAATTTTATAGGTATATTAGTTAATATGCTAGCAGTACCTTATTGGACTATTCAGTATTACTGTATTATGCACAGGCAAACAGCTGTACAAAGTGTAATCACCCTGCACTTTAGCAGTTTGTTGACAataattctctttttttattgtgttatgtGATCGTCTGAAGGCTTAATATGGACTACACTGAATAAGGGTCTTAAAAAAGTCCTGCCTAGAGCTAATCAATTATTAGAAAAAATCTGAGTACTTGAGTGGGTAATATTTCCTTTTTgtttgttcctctctctctcccagacaggaaaaatataagtataaaccAGGTACAACTCCTGTTTTGACAGAGAAGGTGGTTCGCTTGGAGCTGGAGCTTGTGCATGAGAATGTTCAAACAATGGAAACATCCTGAGCCAAACTCCTGTGCCCTCTGTTTTTGAAAATAAACTGGTGTCAGAAAGCACAAAAATCACATTTTCAGTTAGTTGTGaatatgataataaataaatgaccaaattAGACTTGTgtatgttctgttttgttttcatggTTAAAGGAAAAATACAaccatgtttgtgtttattgcaaGCTGACATTATGAGTGGTGTACAATACCAAAGTAAATGTAATcagttactgtttaaaaaaatatgtgtgaATTTACTGAAACATCTCTACCTTGGGTAACTTTTTACTTTACCTCTACTTCATTTTAAACCcagatattttactttttactccaTTATGTAAAGTCTGTCATTACACTACAGGCTTATGTGTGCATAAAAACATTAgattttaaaacaaacttaaaggAAGCACACCAATCAGAGTACACTGTATGTTTTGCACTTGTTTTAACCTGTTGGACACCTAGCTATCCATCACACGCATACCGGGGAGCGCAACATCTGTGAAAAatggtaaaaaggtaaaaagtggGGGGTATGAATTGAGGACTTTTGCTTTTACTGAAATAACATTTTACCCTTGAGTATTACCACTTTAATTCAAGTACACGGTTTATGTGTTGTCAATATAAATTTTGTAATAAATCATTactatatttcagaggttttaaattgGGCATATAGGGATTAGCTATCGTTTTAGCATCACATATTAATTTACACTtcctttgttttaataaataacctAAGATTATTTATAAGATTATTACAGAAGAATGGAAAACTTTTCaaaaagttctgaaaaacactcaaaaacccaataaacataaaaattcTACACTTTATTCATATACTATTTTACTAATTGTTTAAATATAAGTCAATTTAATTTACCTGCATATTTTCACTGAATCGTTTAAAATCACACCACAGTTTCAGTATAGTATAAACTAGTTTTACTTGCATTGTATCATTTGTGTCACATGagtgtttcataaaataattGCTAGTGTATAACTGAATAAGAATAGATTAAAAGATAAGAAAGGTATACAATTTGAGCAGGCAGGCTAGCAGGCTACATGAGCTGACACTTTAATAAACTACAGTTAATCTGCTGCAGCGCAACCTGTAGACGAGCTTTCTCCCTGTGAACTGATGACGCGCACAGACGAGCGCTCCTATTGGTCAGCCGGCTGTGGGGAACTCGTCAGGTAGGTGCGTGTCTTTTCTTTTCcgtataaaaattattttttttaacgttAAAGTGAAAAACGTATAAAGCGAGTAAACATGAGAGTGtgtaaaattatataattttcagaaaacctttaaaaatgtttgttaaagcaggaaaaatcGGCTAAAATCGAAACTAAAAAAACAGCATCCCTGAAACTTTCGGTTTCAGCTACAGATACGTTGTCTTCCTGTGATTGCTCACATTTCACCCGGTGAAAATCTGCTTTTCTCTTTTCGGGGCTAAAGCTTGTTTCAGGAAacactaataactaataataccGTCTGCTGTTTTAAACAGAACAGCATGGCTCTAGCAGAAGTTAGTGGATATTCGTCCGTATCCGGATTTGGACTGTTTTCGAGGCAAGCTCACTTCGTGGACGGACCGAATCATTACTCTTTCGGGGTGAAATCACAAGA
Proteins encoded in this window:
- the psmb13a gene encoding proteasome 20S subunit beta 13a; protein product: MAHPYVFEAPQSGFSFENSTRNVLLNNVLGEQKTKTPKPMKTGTTIAGVVYKDGVVLGADTRATSSEVVADKMCAKIHYIAPNIYCCGAGTAADTEKTTDMLSSNLTIFSLNSGRNPRVVMAANIIQDMLFRYRGGIGANLILGGVDCTGSHIYNVGPFGSMTKVPFIAMGSGDLAAMGVLEDRFKPSLELEEAKFLVRDAIHAGIMSDLGSGNNIDICVITREGVDYIRPYKESEYTNKRQEKYKYKPGTTPVLTEKVVRLELELVHENVQTMETS